Genomic DNA from Bartonella alsatica:
AATTCTATTGCTTCTATTTTCGCATGGACACGTGGTCTAGCGCACCGTGCCAAACTAGATAACAATGAAAAATTAAAAAACTTTGCCACAATATTGGAAAAAGTTTGCATTAAAACTGTTGAAGAAGGTTTTATGACAAAGGATCTTGCACTTCTAATTGGTCCTAAACAAAAATGGCTTTCTACAACAGGATTTCTCGATAAAATTGATGAAAATCTCAAAAAAACAATAGTTAGTTAAGCCGTTATTTAAATTTCAAAGCTCTAGAAAAGAAGGGCTTTGAATCTTCTCTTGGCAAATTCAGATAACTGTCTTATAAATACAATAAAGTCATTTTTTACTAAATAGAAAAAACAGTGAAACAACAAAGCTGGTCTACGCTTTTATTGGGTAAAAACGGTATTTATTCTTTAACGTTTACAGGCGGTGTTGCATTACATGCCATCAACGTTTACATCGTTATAACTATTTTGCCTTCTCTTATAAATGAGATTGGTGATAATTTATATTATTCTTGGGTGGCTACTGTTTTTATTATAACCTCACTTCTTGGGACTTCACTTGCAACAAAAATATTAGGGAAAATAGGTCCTCGCAAATCTTACGTTTTTGCTGGACTCATCTTTACCATTGGTACTTTCATATGCAGCATTGCTTCAACTATGCCGTTATTTTTAGTAGGACGCTTTGTTCAAGGATTTGGAAGTGGTGCTTTATTATCCCTATCTTATTCGATGATACGCATTGTTTTCAACCCATCTTTATGGCCTCATGCATTAAGTATTATTTCCCTAATATGGGGAATATCAACCTTTTTAGGACCAACTATCGGCGGTATCTCTATACAATATGGCATATGGAGAGCGTCTTTTTGGATCGTCGGTTTATTAGCAATAATTTTCTCTCTCATAGCCCTTAAAATTTTACCAAAAGAAAATGAAAATTATATTCCCCAATCTCAGCTACCTTTCCCTCAACTCCTCACACTTATTTTATTGATTTTCATTATTTCTGTTGGGGGAACTATGAATACTACAGTTGCACAAATCTGCGGGTTAGTTATCGGATTTAGTCTTCTCTTTGTTTTAGCAAAGATCGAAACATCTACGCATCATCCTATGTTGCCATGTAAAACCTTTTCGCTCTCTTCTGAATTTTTTCCTCTTTACTCACTGATACTCATTATCACAACAGCAGTGTATGGCACGGAGCTTTATTTTCCACTATTTCTTCAAAAGCTTCATGGACACGATCCGCTTATTGCCGGCTATATGGCAGCATTAATAAGCATTGGTTGGACATGTGGCTCTGTATCAAGTGCTTGTGCATCTACAAAAAAAATTCCTAGCCTTATTTTGTATTCCCCCATATTCAGCCTTATAGGCATGAGTATCCTTTTATGGGTTATTCCAACAGAAACTCC
This window encodes:
- a CDS encoding MFS transporter, with amino-acid sequence MKQQSWSTLLLGKNGIYSLTFTGGVALHAINVYIVITILPSLINEIGDNLYYSWVATVFIITSLLGTSLATKILGKIGPRKSYVFAGLIFTIGTFICSIASTMPLFLVGRFVQGFGSGALLSLSYSMIRIVFNPSLWPHALSIISLIWGISTFLGPTIGGISIQYGIWRASFWIVGLLAIIFSLIALKILPKENENYIPQSQLPFPQLLTLILLIFIISVGGTMNTTVAQICGLVIGFSLLFVLAKIETSTHHPMLPCKTFSLSSEFFPLYSLILIITTAVYGTELYFPLFLQKLHGHDPLIAGYMAALISIGWTCGSVSSACASTKKIPSLILYSPIFSLIGMSILLWVIPTETPKPEYTFIICLALFAIGVSAGIAWPHLLTRILQCASNRDALRASESLTSVQLFSIAFSATLAGTITNLAGLSNSEITGMIFAAKALLATFISILFCLGIPFALRVSSNILKTNQPIK